In a single window of the Candidatus Kaiserbacteria bacterium genome:
- a CDS encoding prolyl-tRNA synthetase, with product MKQSRLFTRTRKEVPADETAKNAQLLIRAGYVHKEMAGVYSYLPLGLRVLENIKSIIREEMNHEGGQEMVMTALQEKEIWEKTDRWDDAKVDIWFKSALKNGTEVGLGITHEEPITRIMTSYISSYRDLPRAAYQFQNKFRNETRAKSGIMRGKEFLMKDLYDFSRDAGEHEEFYSRMRAAYIRVFERLGLGEITYPTFASGGIFSEFSEEFQTVSDAGEDIIYVDEERHIALNKEVYTDEVITKLGLDKSTLVEKKSIEVGNIFHLGTKFSEPLGLYYTDEEGNKKPVYMGCYGMGPTRIMGTIVETLSDAKGIVWPESVAPFQIHLIELSGGDTELKDEADGLYNTLKEGGVEVLYDDRDARAGEKFNDSDLLGMPYRVVVSKKTKEEGKYEVVERATSNVLFMTEEELFQKFLNTTA from the coding sequence CTGGGTATGTGCATAAAGAAATGGCTGGTGTGTACTCCTATCTTCCTCTTGGGCTTCGTGTGCTTGAGAATATTAAAAGCATCATTCGTGAAGAGATGAATCATGAAGGGGGGCAAGAAATGGTGATGACTGCTCTTCAAGAAAAAGAAATCTGGGAAAAGACTGATAGATGGGATGATGCAAAAGTGGATATTTGGTTTAAGAGTGCACTTAAGAATGGTACTGAAGTTGGGCTTGGTATTACCCATGAAGAGCCGATTACACGCATCATGACCTCATACATCTCATCATATAGAGATCTTCCTCGTGCTGCATATCAATTCCAGAACAAATTTCGCAATGAGACCCGTGCAAAAAGCGGTATCATGCGTGGAAAAGAGTTTTTGATGAAAGACCTGTACGATTTTTCTCGTGATGCAGGTGAACATGAAGAATTTTATAGTCGTATGCGCGCAGCATACATCCGGGTGTTCGAGCGGCTTGGTCTCGGCGAGATTACCTATCCGACGTTTGCATCGGGGGGTATCTTTAGTGAGTTTTCTGAAGAGTTTCAGACGGTTTCGGATGCGGGAGAAGATATTATTTATGTTGATGAGGAACGCCACATTGCACTTAATAAAGAAGTGTATACCGACGAGGTGATTACAAAACTGGGTCTCGACAAGAGTACTCTCGTCGAGAAGAAATCTATCGAGGTAGGAAATATTTTCCATCTTGGTACCAAATTTTCTGAGCCTCTTGGCCTTTACTACACCGATGAAGAGGGAAATAAAAAGCCAGTGTACATGGGCTGCTATGGCATGGGTCCTACACGTATCATGGGTACTATTGTTGAGACGCTTTCAGATGCAAAAGGTATTGTATGGCCAGAGAGTGTGGCACCATTTCAAATACACCTCATTGAACTTTCAGGTGGTGATACTGAACTCAAAGACGAAGCTGATGGGCTCTATAACACTCTTAAGGAGGGTGGTGTCGAGGTGCTCTACGATGACCGCGATGCACGTGCAGGAGAGAAGTTTAATGACAGTGACCTGCTTGGCATGCCGTACCGTGTCGTGGTAAGTAAGAAAACAAAAGAAGAAGGGAAGTACGAAGTGGTCGAACGTGCGACCAGTAATGTACTCTTCATGACTGAGGAAGAACTCTTCCAAAAGTTCCTTAATACGACTGCATAA